A stretch of Anoplolepis gracilipes chromosome 12, ASM4749672v1, whole genome shotgun sequence DNA encodes these proteins:
- the LOC140671947 gene encoding cilia- and flagella-associated protein 206: protein MENVRKELTKRIVNACKVKEIPITKDLASFLLSLYQLNPIYRIKENDEESNAGVTQAIVERLCDQNKPSLITLKNQLYFVKHYHDRDETVKKHRLRLHQKTGPLVAEICETTKLESGKDTEKFYQKILAVITLLSGLGSPTVPSILREVSVVLQSVFQASELAHYVTLPKREKEEQLMELMCIVAGIRLFNRDCQRGGEGIDDLPSILQEALTKTRNSVLELLEPLMAKVYKFTAVVENATTRMLINASTSNLEKQIEWAIEMLTASRQQEIYIRKLLSDVERSESAVKTLMDRLQTRLFKLHDTVRYRTAIPTAQVYPQFIDLADIWMGLQDEVIILSSINNFLWELQNLSNNKTVNVHNQTKLDDIAQDVDILSDAERLERSMGNLITECGECLIYYPNVTKDFEKINLEFLGFCAWTFATTKGALIPGNPNNGVAKWRGKFYAFQSPEAAVKFGENPDRYVYEALSFVRNHPEYIHLFQLHEEIEAMQSQEELTEKGLQLKVRHNQKIQTDVHILPPYIDKNYTSNVWELKRRALRLANISRCVTRSTQTFNSHFRYGVYVQATPPQDKEVQTRRDNYTNTKNLKTFIFGLRGRRDDNQHVVSFLEEELEHL, encoded by the exons atggaaaatgtgcgaaAAGAATTGACGAAAAGAATCGTAAATGCATGTAAAGTGAAAGAAATACCAATAACTAAGGATTTGGCCTCATTTTtg CTTTCcctttatcaattaaatccaatatatcgaataaaagaaaatgatgaaGAGAGCAATGCAGGGGTAACCCAAGCGATAGTGGAGAGGCTATGTGACCAAAACAAACCCAGTCTGATAACTTTGAAAAATCAGTTGTACTTTGTCAAGCATTATCATGATAGAg ACGAAACTGTCAAAAAGCATCGATTACGACTACATCAAAAGACTGGACCTCTGGTTGCCGAAATTTGCGAGACTACTAAATTGGAAAGTGGAAAGgatacagaaaaattttatcagaaaatattGGCGGTGATAACGTTGCTAAGCGGTCTCGGAAGCCCTACGGTTCCTTCTATTTTAAG AGAAGTTTCGGTGGTGTTGCAAAGCGTCTTCCAGGCTTCCGAACTGGCTCATTATGTGACTCTGCcaaaacgagagaaagaggaacaGTTAATGGAGTTGATGTGCATAGTCGCTGGAATCCGGTTATTTAACAGAGATTGTCAACGTGGCGGCGAGGGAATCGATGATC TGCCCAGCATTCTACAAGAGGCTTTAACGAAAACTCGCAATTCTGTCCTTGAGCTATTAGAGCCACTAATGGCCAAGGTATACAAATTTACAGCTGTCGTAGAAAACGCGACTACGCGTATGTTAATCAACGCTTCGACGTCCAATCTGGAAAAACAGATCGAGTGGGCCATTGAAATGTTAACGGCTAGTCGTCAGCAAGAAATCTACATTCG AAAGCTGTTGAGCGACGTAGAACGCAGCGAGAGTGCAGTGAAAACTCTGATGGACCGTCTTCAGACACGACTTTTTAAACTGCACGACACTGTTCGATACAGAACGGCTATTCCTACTGCTCAAGTTTAC CCACAATTTATTGATCTAGCGGATATATGGATGGGTTTACAAGATGAGGTGATCATTTTGAGCAGCATTAACAATTTCCTCTGGGAACTacaaaatttaagtaataataag acTGTAAATGTCCACAACCAAACAAAGCTGGACGATATAGCTCAAGATGTGGATATTCTGAGTGATGCTGAAAGATTAGAACGTTCTATGGGCAATTTAATAA cggAGTGTGgagaatgtttaatatattacccAAACGTCACGAAGGATTTCGAGAAGATTAATTTAGAG TTTCTAGGATTTTGTGCATGGACATTCGCCACAACCAAAGGAGCTTTAATACCAGGAAATCCAAACAACGGTGTGGCAAAGTGGCGAGGAAAATTTTACGCTTTTCAATCGCCCGAAGCAGCTGTTAAATTTGGAGAAAATCCTGACAG GTATGTTTACGAAGCGCTCAGTTTTGTACGCAATCATCCGGAATATATCCATCTATTTCAATTGCATGAAGAAATTGAAGCTATGCAAAGTCAAGAAGA ATTGACGGAGAAAGGATTGCAGTTGAAAGTTCGTCATAATCAAAAGATTCAAACAGACGTTCACATACTTCCGCCTTACATTGATAAAAACTATACTTCCAATGTTTGGGAGTTGAAACGAAGAGCCTTGCGCTTG GCAAACATAAGTCGATGCGTTACTCGTAGTACCCAGACATTCAACTCGCACTTTCGATATGGTGTTTACGTACAAGCGACTCCACCTCAGGATAAGGAAGTTCAAACCAGAAGAGATAACTATACAAACACAAAGAATCTCAAAACATTCATATTTGGTTTGCGAGGCAGGCGGGATGACAATCAACATGTTGTATCGTTTTTAGAAGAGGAGCTGGAacacttataa